The Terriglobus sp. RCC_193 genome contains a region encoding:
- a CDS encoding acyl carrier protein gives MEERLCSILNEVGGLTVDAGTLGPTDNLFAKGLTSFSTVTVMLALEEEFEVSFPDTLLTRETFTSITSLSNAIRGLQG, from the coding sequence GTGGAGGAGCGTCTCTGTTCCATCTTGAATGAAGTGGGTGGCCTGACAGTGGATGCTGGAACCCTGGGACCTACTGACAATCTTTTTGCGAAGGGCCTTACTTCCTTCTCAACCGTCACCGTCATGCTGGCGTTGGAAGAGGAGTTCGAAGTCTCCTTTCCTGACACACTGCTAACGCGTGAGACCTTCACCAGCATTACCTCTCTCTCCAATGCGATCCGAGGTTTGCAAGGATGA